Proteins encoded together in one Balaenoptera ricei isolate mBalRic1 chromosome 2, mBalRic1.hap2, whole genome shotgun sequence window:
- the RBM23 gene encoding probable RNA-binding protein 23 isoform X3, with amino-acid sequence MASDDFDIVIEAMLEAPYKKEEDEQQTNEVEKESPSNTTNSTSRTGSSGSGTSGSSASGEASKKKRSRSHSKSRDRKRSRSRDRHRRRSSRSRSRDRQRRHRSRSWDRRHSSESRSRDRRREDRVRYRSPPLATGRRYGHSKSPHFREKSPVREPVDTLSPEERDARTVFCMQLAARIRPRDLEDFFSAVGKVRDVRIISDRNSRRSKGIAYVEFCEIQSVPLAIGLTGQRLLGVPIIVQASQAEKNRLAAMANNLQKGSGGPMRLFVGSLHFNITEDMLRGIFEPFGKIDNIVLMKDSDTGRSKGYGFITFSDSECARRALEQLNGFELAGRPMRVGHVTERLDGGTDITFPDGDQELDLGSAGGRLQLMAKLAEGSGIQLPTTAAAAQAAALQLNGAVPLGALNPAALTALSPALNLASQAIASQCFQLSSLFTPQTM; translated from the exons ATGGCGTCCGATGACTTTGATATAGTGATTGAGGCCATGCTGGAGGCTCCCTATAAAAAAGAGGAG GATGAGCAGCAAACTAACGAGGTTGAAAAGGAGAGCCCTAGTAACACCACCAACAGCACCAGCCGTACCGGCAGCAGTGGCAGTGGCACCAGTGGGAGCAGCGCCAGTGGGGAGGCAAGCAA GAAGAAGAGGAGTCGGAGCCATAGTAAAAGCAGGGATAGAAAACGCAG TCGTAGTCGAGACCGTCATAGGCGGAGAAGCAGTCGGAGCCGGAGTCGAGATCGGCAGCGTCGTCACCGCAGCCGTAGCTGGGATCGTCGACATAGTAGTGAGTCACGAAGTCGAGACCGACGTCGTGAGGATCGTGTGCGCTACAGGAGTCCACCGCTTGCCACTGG GCGTAGGTATGGACACAGTAAGAGTCCTCATTTCCGAGAGAAGAGCCCAGTCAG GGAGCCAGTTGATACTCTGAGTCCTGAGGAGCGGGATGCCCGCACGGTGTTCTGTATGCAGTTAGCTGCCCGCATTCGGCCTCGAGACCTGGAGGACTTTTTCTCGGCTGTTGGCAAG GTTCGAGATGTACGTATCATCTCAGATCGGAACTCACGTCGTTCTAAGGGCATTGCCTATGTGGAATTCTGTGAGATCCAGTCTGTGCCGCTGGCCATTGGGCTGACCGGGCAGCGGCTGCTGGGAGTGCCTATCATTGTACAGGCCTCACAG GCTGAGAAAAACCGACTGGCAGCCATGGCCAACAACCTGCAGAAGGGCAGTGGTGGACCAATGCGCCTCTTTGTGGGCTCCCTGCACTTCAATATCACCGAGGACATGCTCCGGGGCATCTTTGAGCCCTTTGGCAAA ATTGATAATATTGTCCTGATGAAGGACTCAGATACAGGCCGCTCTAAAGGTTATGGTTTTATTACG TTCTCTGACTCTGAGTGTGCCCGCCGGGCCCTGGAACAGTTGAATGGCTTTGAGCTTGCTGGTCGGCCTATGAGGGTTGGCCATGTGACCGAGCGACTGGATGGTGGCACAGACATCACTTTTCCTGACGGAGACCAGGAGCTGGATCTGGGATCAGCGGGTGGACGTTTGCAGCTCATGGCCAAATTGGCAGAAG GCTCTGGAATCCAGCTGCCGACCACCGCTGCTGCTGCCCAAGCTGCTGCCTTGCAACTGAATGGAGCAGTTCCTTTGGGGGCCCTGAACCCAGCGGCTTTGACTG CTCTGAGTCCGGCCCTGAACCTCGCCTCCCAGGCAATCGCCTCCCAGTGCTTCCAGCTTTCCAGCCTCTTTACCCCCCAAACCAT GTAA
- the RBM23 gene encoding probable RNA-binding protein 23 isoform X4, with product MASDDFDIVIEAMLEAPYKKEEDEQQTNEVEKESPSNTTNSTSRTGSSGSGTSGSSASGEASKKKRSRSHSKSRDRKRSRSRDRHRRRSSRSRSRDRQRRHRSRSWDRRHSSESRSRDRRREDRVRYRSPPLATGEPVDTLSPEERDARTVFCMQLAARIRPRDLEDFFSAVGKVRDVRIISDRNSRRSKGIAYVEFCEIQSVPLAIGLTGQRLLGVPIIVQASQAEKNRLAAMANNLQKGSGGPMRLFVGSLHFNITEDMLRGIFEPFGKIDNIVLMKDSDTGRSKGYGFITFSDSECARRALEQLNGFELAGRPMRVGHVTERLDGGTDITFPDGDQELDLGSAGGRLQLMAKLAEGSGIQLPTTAAAAQAAALQLNGAVPLGALNPAALTALSPALNLASQAIASQCFQLSSLFTPQTM from the exons ATGGCGTCCGATGACTTTGATATAGTGATTGAGGCCATGCTGGAGGCTCCCTATAAAAAAGAGGAG GATGAGCAGCAAACTAACGAGGTTGAAAAGGAGAGCCCTAGTAACACCACCAACAGCACCAGCCGTACCGGCAGCAGTGGCAGTGGCACCAGTGGGAGCAGCGCCAGTGGGGAGGCAAGCAA GAAGAAGAGGAGTCGGAGCCATAGTAAAAGCAGGGATAGAAAACGCAG TCGTAGTCGAGACCGTCATAGGCGGAGAAGCAGTCGGAGCCGGAGTCGAGATCGGCAGCGTCGTCACCGCAGCCGTAGCTGGGATCGTCGACATAGTAGTGAGTCACGAAGTCGAGACCGACGTCGTGAGGATCGTGTGCGCTACAGGAGTCCACCGCTTGCCACTGG GGAGCCAGTTGATACTCTGAGTCCTGAGGAGCGGGATGCCCGCACGGTGTTCTGTATGCAGTTAGCTGCCCGCATTCGGCCTCGAGACCTGGAGGACTTTTTCTCGGCTGTTGGCAAG GTTCGAGATGTACGTATCATCTCAGATCGGAACTCACGTCGTTCTAAGGGCATTGCCTATGTGGAATTCTGTGAGATCCAGTCTGTGCCGCTGGCCATTGGGCTGACCGGGCAGCGGCTGCTGGGAGTGCCTATCATTGTACAGGCCTCACAG GCTGAGAAAAACCGACTGGCAGCCATGGCCAACAACCTGCAGAAGGGCAGTGGTGGACCAATGCGCCTCTTTGTGGGCTCCCTGCACTTCAATATCACCGAGGACATGCTCCGGGGCATCTTTGAGCCCTTTGGCAAA ATTGATAATATTGTCCTGATGAAGGACTCAGATACAGGCCGCTCTAAAGGTTATGGTTTTATTACG TTCTCTGACTCTGAGTGTGCCCGCCGGGCCCTGGAACAGTTGAATGGCTTTGAGCTTGCTGGTCGGCCTATGAGGGTTGGCCATGTGACCGAGCGACTGGATGGTGGCACAGACATCACTTTTCCTGACGGAGACCAGGAGCTGGATCTGGGATCAGCGGGTGGACGTTTGCAGCTCATGGCCAAATTGGCAGAAG GCTCTGGAATCCAGCTGCCGACCACCGCTGCTGCTGCCCAAGCTGCTGCCTTGCAACTGAATGGAGCAGTTCCTTTGGGGGCCCTGAACCCAGCGGCTTTGACTG CTCTGAGTCCGGCCCTGAACCTCGCCTCCCAGGCAATCGCCTCCCAGTGCTTCCAGCTTTCCAGCCTCTTTACCCCCCAAACCATGTGA
- the RBM23 gene encoding probable RNA-binding protein 23 isoform X2, which yields MASDDFDIVIEAMLEAPYKKEEDEQQTNEVEKESPSNTTNSTSRTGSSGSGTSGSSASGEASKKKRSRSHSKSRDRKRSRSRDRHRRRSSRSRSRDRQRRHRSRSWDRRHSSESRSRDRRREDRVRYRSPPLATGRRYGHSKSPHFREKSPVREPVDTLSPEERDARTVFCMQLAARIRPRDLEDFFSAVGKVRDVRIISDRNSRRSKGIAYVEFCEIQSVPLAIGLTGQRLLGVPIIVQASQAEKNRLAAMANNLQKGSGGPMRLFVGSLHFNITEDMLRGIFEPFGKIDNIVLMKDSDTGRSKGYGFITFSDSECARRALEQLNGFELAGRPMRVGHVTERLDGGTDITFPDGDQELDLGSAGGRLQLMAKLAEGSGIQLPTTAAAAQAAALQLNGAVPLGALNPAALTALSPALNLASQAIASQCFQLSSLFTPQTM from the exons ATGGCGTCCGATGACTTTGATATAGTGATTGAGGCCATGCTGGAGGCTCCCTATAAAAAAGAGGAG GATGAGCAGCAAACTAACGAGGTTGAAAAGGAGAGCCCTAGTAACACCACCAACAGCACCAGCCGTACCGGCAGCAGTGGCAGTGGCACCAGTGGGAGCAGCGCCAGTGGGGAGGCAAGCAA GAAGAAGAGGAGTCGGAGCCATAGTAAAAGCAGGGATAGAAAACGCAG TCGTAGTCGAGACCGTCATAGGCGGAGAAGCAGTCGGAGCCGGAGTCGAGATCGGCAGCGTCGTCACCGCAGCCGTAGCTGGGATCGTCGACATAGTAGTGAGTCACGAAGTCGAGACCGACGTCGTGAGGATCGTGTGCGCTACAGGAGTCCACCGCTTGCCACTGG GCGTAGGTATGGACACAGTAAGAGTCCTCATTTCCGAGAGAAGAGCCCAGTCAG GGAGCCAGTTGATACTCTGAGTCCTGAGGAGCGGGATGCCCGCACGGTGTTCTGTATGCAGTTAGCTGCCCGCATTCGGCCTCGAGACCTGGAGGACTTTTTCTCGGCTGTTGGCAAG GTTCGAGATGTACGTATCATCTCAGATCGGAACTCACGTCGTTCTAAGGGCATTGCCTATGTGGAATTCTGTGAGATCCAGTCTGTGCCGCTGGCCATTGGGCTGACCGGGCAGCGGCTGCTGGGAGTGCCTATCATTGTACAGGCCTCACAG GCTGAGAAAAACCGACTGGCAGCCATGGCCAACAACCTGCAGAAGGGCAGTGGTGGACCAATGCGCCTCTTTGTGGGCTCCCTGCACTTCAATATCACCGAGGACATGCTCCGGGGCATCTTTGAGCCCTTTGGCAAA ATTGATAATATTGTCCTGATGAAGGACTCAGATACAGGCCGCTCTAAAGGTTATGGTTTTATTACG TTCTCTGACTCTGAGTGTGCCCGCCGGGCCCTGGAACAGTTGAATGGCTTTGAGCTTGCTGGTCGGCCTATGAGGGTTGGCCATGTGACCGAGCGACTGGATGGTGGCACAGACATCACTTTTCCTGACGGAGACCAGGAGCTGGATCTGGGATCAGCGGGTGGACGTTTGCAGCTCATGGCCAAATTGGCAGAAG GCTCTGGAATCCAGCTGCCGACCACCGCTGCTGCTGCCCAAGCTGCTGCCTTGCAACTGAATGGAGCAGTTCCTTTGGGGGCCCTGAACCCAGCGGCTTTGACTG CTCTGAGTCCGGCCCTGAACCTCGCCTCCCAGGCAATCGCCTCCCAGTGCTTCCAGCTTTCCAGCCTCTTTACCCCCCAAACCATGTGA
- the RBM23 gene encoding probable RNA-binding protein 23 isoform X1 — MIESFDFMSFLPCPLLSLPNGICVSGTWYLVSFSWRTPQDEQQTNEVEKESPSNTTNSTSRTGSSGSGTSGSSASGEASKKKRSRSHSKSRDRKRSRSRDRHRRRSSRSRSRDRQRRHRSRSWDRRHSSESRSRDRRREDRVRYRSPPLATGRRYGHSKSPHFREKSPVREPVDTLSPEERDARTVFCMQLAARIRPRDLEDFFSAVGKVRDVRIISDRNSRRSKGIAYVEFCEIQSVPLAIGLTGQRLLGVPIIVQASQAEKNRLAAMANNLQKGSGGPMRLFVGSLHFNITEDMLRGIFEPFGKIDNIVLMKDSDTGRSKGYGFITFSDSECARRALEQLNGFELAGRPMRVGHVTERLDGGTDITFPDGDQELDLGSAGGRLQLMAKLAEGSGIQLPTTAAAAQAAALQLNGAVPLGALNPAALTALSPALNLASQAIASQCFQLSSLFTPQTM, encoded by the exons ATGATTGAGAGCTTCGATTTCATGAGCTTTCTTCCTTGTCCACTTCTTTCCTTGCCCAATGGAATCTGTGTGTCTGGCACCTGGTACCTTGTGTCATTTTCCTGGCGAACCCCTCAGGATGAGCAGCAAACTAACGAGGTTGAAAAGGAGAGCCCTAGTAACACCACCAACAGCACCAGCCGTACCGGCAGCAGTGGCAGTGGCACCAGTGGGAGCAGCGCCAGTGGGGAGGCAAGCAA GAAGAAGAGGAGTCGGAGCCATAGTAAAAGCAGGGATAGAAAACGCAG TCGTAGTCGAGACCGTCATAGGCGGAGAAGCAGTCGGAGCCGGAGTCGAGATCGGCAGCGTCGTCACCGCAGCCGTAGCTGGGATCGTCGACATAGTAGTGAGTCACGAAGTCGAGACCGACGTCGTGAGGATCGTGTGCGCTACAGGAGTCCACCGCTTGCCACTGG GCGTAGGTATGGACACAGTAAGAGTCCTCATTTCCGAGAGAAGAGCCCAGTCAG GGAGCCAGTTGATACTCTGAGTCCTGAGGAGCGGGATGCCCGCACGGTGTTCTGTATGCAGTTAGCTGCCCGCATTCGGCCTCGAGACCTGGAGGACTTTTTCTCGGCTGTTGGCAAG GTTCGAGATGTACGTATCATCTCAGATCGGAACTCACGTCGTTCTAAGGGCATTGCCTATGTGGAATTCTGTGAGATCCAGTCTGTGCCGCTGGCCATTGGGCTGACCGGGCAGCGGCTGCTGGGAGTGCCTATCATTGTACAGGCCTCACAG GCTGAGAAAAACCGACTGGCAGCCATGGCCAACAACCTGCAGAAGGGCAGTGGTGGACCAATGCGCCTCTTTGTGGGCTCCCTGCACTTCAATATCACCGAGGACATGCTCCGGGGCATCTTTGAGCCCTTTGGCAAA ATTGATAATATTGTCCTGATGAAGGACTCAGATACAGGCCGCTCTAAAGGTTATGGTTTTATTACG TTCTCTGACTCTGAGTGTGCCCGCCGGGCCCTGGAACAGTTGAATGGCTTTGAGCTTGCTGGTCGGCCTATGAGGGTTGGCCATGTGACCGAGCGACTGGATGGTGGCACAGACATCACTTTTCCTGACGGAGACCAGGAGCTGGATCTGGGATCAGCGGGTGGACGTTTGCAGCTCATGGCCAAATTGGCAGAAG GCTCTGGAATCCAGCTGCCGACCACCGCTGCTGCTGCCCAAGCTGCTGCCTTGCAACTGAATGGAGCAGTTCCTTTGGGGGCCCTGAACCCAGCGGCTTTGACTG CTCTGAGTCCGGCCCTGAACCTCGCCTCCCAGGCAATCGCCTCCCAGTGCTTCCAGCTTTCCAGCCTCTTTACCCCCCAAACCATGTGA